One genomic window of Anopheles stephensi strain Indian unplaced genomic scaffold, UCI_ANSTEP_V1.0 ucontig283, whole genome shotgun sequence includes the following:
- the LOC118516382 gene encoding protein cycle-like isoform X4: protein MTGGPDASLLVDPSLAGTMSAVSNLSTLSAAGSGNHHLHLSDHGHSHHDHQHASGGARKRKFSFNDTSDIEDDTCDDSKSVRTTDESKKQNHSEIEKRRRDKMNTYITELSAMIPMCHAMSRKLDKLTVLRMAVQHLKTIRGAVHSYTEGHYKPAFLSDQELKMLILQAAEGFLFVVGCDRGRILYVSESVSHILNYSQGDLLGQSWFDILHPKDVAKVKEQLSSSDLSPRERLIDAKTMLPVKTDVPQGVTRLCPGARRSFFCRMKCKANVQVKEEADQPNSVSSVNNVCHRRKKQVNSDKKYSVIQCTGYLKSWAPAKIGLEENETDGEGDSCNLSCLVAVGRVQPNLNQSCSLTANGLHTPSGANGRSRNGQNSNAGTGACTTGGNTGSSSNGNPAATPSNGSGKSLNRNNIPNLRNVQFISRHAMDGKFLFVDQRATLVLGFLPQELLGTSMYEYYHHEDIPALAESHKAALQATQCVTTSVYRLRTKETGFVRLQSEWKSFRNPWTKEIEYLIAKNNVILSELGDAGAARAGGYGMGELGDGTGETGSGASGQPGVGYEFFNHTNGREIQRMINSHVEAGKIGRQIAEQVLDHQRRVGDSSSESSPNPNEPTMQPTFSSALSETNHSNDALTSGEHSMVTSTGVSPSSIAVVPPAVTTRINGTLPGYSHVQTNAIISPEHDVSQTQASSTDGNDEAAMAVIMSLLEADAGLGGPVDFSGLPWPLP from the exons ATGACCGGTGGCCCGGATGCGTCCCTCCTGGTGGATCCGTCGCTGGCCGGCACAATGTCTGCGGTGAGCAACCTGAGCACGCTTTCGGCAGCTGGAAGCGGCAACCATCATCTGCATCTTTCCGACCACGGCCACTCGCACCATGATCACCAGCACGCTTCCGGTGGCGCACGGAAGCGAAAGTTTTCCTTCAA TGACACAAGCGATATTGAAGATGACACCTGTGATGACTCCAAATCCGTCAGGACGACCGATGAGAGCAAAAA GCAAAACCACAGCGAGATCGAGAAGCGGCGGCGGGACAAGATGAACACCTACATTACGGAGCTGTCCGCGATGATACCGATGTGCCATGCGATGTCCCGCAAGCTGGATAAGCTCACGGTCCTGCGGATGGCCGTGCAGCATCTGAAAACGATCCGGGGCGCCGTACATTCGTACACGGAGGGTCACTACAAGCCGGCCTTTCTGTCCGACCAGGAGCTGAAGATGTTGATACTGCAGGCGGCCGAAGGGTTTCTGTTTGTGGTCGGCTGTGACCGGGGCCGGATACTTTACGTGTCGGAGTCGGTTTCGCACATACTGAACTATTCCCAG gGTGATCTGTTAGGACAAAGCTGGTTCGACATACTGCATCCTAAAGATGTGGCCAAAGTGAAAGAGCAGCTATCATCATCCGATCTGAGTCCCCGGGAACGTTTAATCGATGCCAAAA CGATGCTTCCGGTCAAGACGGACGTGCCGCAAGGCGTAACACGGCTCTGTCCCGGCGCCCGCCGTTCGTTCTTTTGCCGCATGAAGTGTAAAGCGAACGTGCAGGTAAAGGAGGAAGCGGACCAACCGAACAGTGTGTCCAGCGTGAACAATGTGTGCCATCGGCGCAAAAAGCAAGTAAATTCCG ATAAGAAGTATTCCGTGATACAGTGCACCGGGTACCTGAAATCGTGGGCCCCGGCCAAGATTGGGCTGGAGGAGAACGAGACGGACGGCGAGGGCGATTCGTGCAATCTGTCCTGTCTGGTGGCGGTCGGCCGGGTACAACCGAACCTCAACCAAAGCTGCAGTCTGACCGCGAACGGTCTGCACACACCGAGCGGTGCCAACGGACGGTCACGCAACGGGCAGAATTCAAATGCTGGCACGGGAGCATGTACGACCGGTGGTAACACGGGATCATCCAGCAACGGAAATCCAGCAGCGACACCAAGCAACGGGAGCGGGAAGTCCCTGAACCGCAACAACATTCCAAACCTGCGCAATGTCCAGTTCATCTCACGACACGCAATGGACGGCAAGTTCCTGTTCGTTGATCAACGGGCAACGCTCGTGCTTGGCTTTTTGCCCCAGGAACTGCTCGGTACGAGTATGTACGAGTACTACCATCACGAGGACATTCCGGCGCTGGCAGAATCGCATAAGGCCGCTCTGCAAGCGACACAGTGCGTCACCACATCCGTGTATCGGTTGCGCACGAAGGAGACCGGGTTTGTGAGGCTTCAGAGTGAGTGGAAATCGTTCCGAAATCCGTGGACGAAGGAGATCGAGTATCTGATCGCGAAGAACAACGTGATCCTGTCGGAGTTGGGCGATGCTGGGGCGGCACGTGCCGGTGGGTATGGCATGGGAGAGCTCGGTGATGGGACGGGTGAGACGGGGTCGGGAGCTTCCGGACAACCCGGCGTAGGGTACGAGTTCTTCAATCACA CGAATGGACGTGAGATACAGCGCATGATCAACTCGCACGTCGAGGCGGGCAAAATCGGGCGCCAGATAGCGGAACAGGTGTTGGACCATCAGCGCCGGGTGGGAGATTCTTCCTCGG AAAGCAGCCCCAATCCGAACGAACCGACGATGCAGCCCACCTTCAGCTCGGCCCTGTCCGAGACGAACCATTCGAACGATGCGCTCACGTCCGGCGAGCACAGCATGGTCACCTCCACCGGTGTATCGCCTTCCTCGATTGCCGTCGTACCACCTGCCGTAACGACACGCATCAATGGAACGCTGCCCGGCTACAGCCATGTGCAGACGAACGCCATCATCAGTCCGGAGCATG acGTCTCACAAACGCAAGCCAGCAGCACGGACGGCAACGATGAGGCAGCGATGGCGGTGATCATGAGTCTGCTGGAGGCGGATGCCGGGCTCGGTGGTCCGGTAGATTTTTCCGGCCTTCCCTGGCCACTGCCGTGA
- the LOC118516382 gene encoding aryl hydrocarbon receptor nuclear translocator-like protein 1 isoform X2: MVARNFSLQDLPYNRVLQVPDEEREFLALDELKPHQLTELGVTVTNSSSAQQQPQHRPPADQVDQVPNPVITTGGLLQNYHHHNVFYELGAATHSPSNASAVPTEHMTGGPDASLLVDPSLAGTMSAVSNLSTLSAAGSGNHHLHLSDHGHSHHDHQHASGGARKRKFSFNDTSDIEDDTCDDSKSVRTTDESKKQNHSEIEKRRRDKMNTYITELSAMIPMCHAMSRKLDKLTVLRMAVQHLKTIRGAVHSYTEGHYKPAFLSDQELKMLILQAAEGFLFVVGCDRGRILYVSESVSHILNYSQGDLLGQSWFDILHPKDVAKVKEQLSSSDLSPRERLIDAKTMLPVKTDVPQGVTRLCPGARRSFFCRMKCKANVQVKEEADQPNSVSSVNNVCHRRKKQVNSDKKYSVIQCTGYLKSWAPAKIGLEENETDGEGDSCNLSCLVAVGRVQPNLNQSCSLTANGLHTPSGANGRSRNGQNSNAGTGACTTGGNTGSSSNGNPAATPSNGSGKSLNRNNIPNLRNVQFISRHAMDGKFLFVDQRATLVLGFLPQELLGTSMYEYYHHEDIPALAESHKAALQATQCVTTSVYRLRTKETGFVRLQSEWKSFRNPWTKEIEYLIAKNNVILSELGDAGAARAGGYGMGELGDGTGETGSGASGQPGVGYEFFNHTNGREIQRMINSHVEAGKIGRQIAEQVLDHQRRVGDSSSESSPNPNEPTMQPTFSSALSETNHSNDALTSGEHSMVTSTGVSPSSIAVVPPAVTTRINGTLPGYSHVQTNAIISPEHDVSQTQASSTDGNDEAAMAVIMSLLEADAGLGGPVDFSGLPWPLP; this comes from the exons atggTTGCGCGCAACTTCTCGCTCCAGGATCTACCGTACAATCGTGTCCTGCAAGTGCCGGACGAGGAACGCGAGTTCCTGGCACTGGACGAGCTGAAACCACACCAGCTGACTGAGCTGGGCGTAACGGTCACGAACTCTTCGTCCGCTCAACAGCAACCACAGCACAGACCACCGGCGGACCAGGTTGACCAGGTGCCAAATCCGGTCATCACCACCGGTGGACTGCTGCAGAACTATCACCATCATAACGTTTTCTATGAGCTTGGAGCAGCAACACATTCGCCGTCCAA TGCCAGTGCGGTGCCGACCGAGCACATGACCGGTGGCCCGGATGCGTCCCTCCTGGTGGATCCGTCGCTGGCCGGCACAATGTCTGCGGTGAGCAACCTGAGCACGCTTTCGGCAGCTGGAAGCGGCAACCATCATCTGCATCTTTCCGACCACGGCCACTCGCACCATGATCACCAGCACGCTTCCGGTGGCGCACGGAAGCGAAAGTTTTCCTTCAA TGACACAAGCGATATTGAAGATGACACCTGTGATGACTCCAAATCCGTCAGGACGACCGATGAGAGCAAAAA GCAAAACCACAGCGAGATCGAGAAGCGGCGGCGGGACAAGATGAACACCTACATTACGGAGCTGTCCGCGATGATACCGATGTGCCATGCGATGTCCCGCAAGCTGGATAAGCTCACGGTCCTGCGGATGGCCGTGCAGCATCTGAAAACGATCCGGGGCGCCGTACATTCGTACACGGAGGGTCACTACAAGCCGGCCTTTCTGTCCGACCAGGAGCTGAAGATGTTGATACTGCAGGCGGCCGAAGGGTTTCTGTTTGTGGTCGGCTGTGACCGGGGCCGGATACTTTACGTGTCGGAGTCGGTTTCGCACATACTGAACTATTCCCAG gGTGATCTGTTAGGACAAAGCTGGTTCGACATACTGCATCCTAAAGATGTGGCCAAAGTGAAAGAGCAGCTATCATCATCCGATCTGAGTCCCCGGGAACGTTTAATCGATGCCAAAA CGATGCTTCCGGTCAAGACGGACGTGCCGCAAGGCGTAACACGGCTCTGTCCCGGCGCCCGCCGTTCGTTCTTTTGCCGCATGAAGTGTAAAGCGAACGTGCAGGTAAAGGAGGAAGCGGACCAACCGAACAGTGTGTCCAGCGTGAACAATGTGTGCCATCGGCGCAAAAAGCAAGTAAATTCCG ATAAGAAGTATTCCGTGATACAGTGCACCGGGTACCTGAAATCGTGGGCCCCGGCCAAGATTGGGCTGGAGGAGAACGAGACGGACGGCGAGGGCGATTCGTGCAATCTGTCCTGTCTGGTGGCGGTCGGCCGGGTACAACCGAACCTCAACCAAAGCTGCAGTCTGACCGCGAACGGTCTGCACACACCGAGCGGTGCCAACGGACGGTCACGCAACGGGCAGAATTCAAATGCTGGCACGGGAGCATGTACGACCGGTGGTAACACGGGATCATCCAGCAACGGAAATCCAGCAGCGACACCAAGCAACGGGAGCGGGAAGTCCCTGAACCGCAACAACATTCCAAACCTGCGCAATGTCCAGTTCATCTCACGACACGCAATGGACGGCAAGTTCCTGTTCGTTGATCAACGGGCAACGCTCGTGCTTGGCTTTTTGCCCCAGGAACTGCTCGGTACGAGTATGTACGAGTACTACCATCACGAGGACATTCCGGCGCTGGCAGAATCGCATAAGGCCGCTCTGCAAGCGACACAGTGCGTCACCACATCCGTGTATCGGTTGCGCACGAAGGAGACCGGGTTTGTGAGGCTTCAGAGTGAGTGGAAATCGTTCCGAAATCCGTGGACGAAGGAGATCGAGTATCTGATCGCGAAGAACAACGTGATCCTGTCGGAGTTGGGCGATGCTGGGGCGGCACGTGCCGGTGGGTATGGCATGGGAGAGCTCGGTGATGGGACGGGTGAGACGGGGTCGGGAGCTTCCGGACAACCCGGCGTAGGGTACGAGTTCTTCAATCACA CGAATGGACGTGAGATACAGCGCATGATCAACTCGCACGTCGAGGCGGGCAAAATCGGGCGCCAGATAGCGGAACAGGTGTTGGACCATCAGCGCCGGGTGGGAGATTCTTCCTCGG AAAGCAGCCCCAATCCGAACGAACCGACGATGCAGCCCACCTTCAGCTCGGCCCTGTCCGAGACGAACCATTCGAACGATGCGCTCACGTCCGGCGAGCACAGCATGGTCACCTCCACCGGTGTATCGCCTTCCTCGATTGCCGTCGTACCACCTGCCGTAACGACACGCATCAATGGAACGCTGCCCGGCTACAGCCATGTGCAGACGAACGCCATCATCAGTCCGGAGCATG acGTCTCACAAACGCAAGCCAGCAGCACGGACGGCAACGATGAGGCAGCGATGGCGGTGATCATGAGTCTGCTGGAGGCGGATGCCGGGCTCGGTGGTCCGGTAGATTTTTCCGGCCTTCCCTGGCCACTGCCGTGA
- the LOC118516382 gene encoding aryl hydrocarbon receptor nuclear translocator-like protein 1 isoform X1 has protein sequence MVARNFSLQDLPYNRVLQVPDEEREFLALDELKPHQLTELGVTVTNSSSAQQQPQHRPPADQVDQVPNPVITTGGLLQNYHHHNVFYELGAATHSPSNASAVPTEHMTGGPDASLLVDPSLAGTMSAVSNLSTLSAAGSGNHHLHLSDHGHSHHDHQHASGGARKRKFSFNDTSDIEDDTCDDSKSVRTTDESKKQNHSEIEKRRRDKMNTYITELSAMIPMCHAMSRKLDKLTVLRMAVQHLKTIRGAVHSYTEGHYKPAFLSDQELKMLILQAAEGFLFVVGCDRGRILYVSESVSHILNYSQGDLLGQSWFDILHPKDVAKVKEQLSSSDLSPRERLIDAKTMLPVKTDVPQGVTRLCPGARRSFFCRMKCKANVQVKEEADQPNSVSSVNNVCHRRKKQVNSDKKYSVIQCTGYLKSWAPAKIGLEENETDGEGDSCNLSCLVAVGRVQPNLNQSCSLTANGLHTPSGANGRSRNGQNSNAGTGACTTGGNTGSSSNGNPAATPSNGSGKSLNRNNIPNLRNVQFISRHAMDGKFLFVDQRATLVLGFLPQELLGTSMYEYYHHEDIPALAESHKAALQATQCVTTSVYRLRTKETGFVRLQSEWKSFRNPWTKEIEYLIAKNNVILSELGDAGAARAGGYGMGELGDGTGETGSGASGQPGVGYEFFNHSKFANGREIQRMINSHVEAGKIGRQIAEQVLDHQRRVGDSSSESSPNPNEPTMQPTFSSALSETNHSNDALTSGEHSMVTSTGVSPSSIAVVPPAVTTRINGTLPGYSHVQTNAIISPEHDVSQTQASSTDGNDEAAMAVIMSLLEADAGLGGPVDFSGLPWPLP, from the exons atggTTGCGCGCAACTTCTCGCTCCAGGATCTACCGTACAATCGTGTCCTGCAAGTGCCGGACGAGGAACGCGAGTTCCTGGCACTGGACGAGCTGAAACCACACCAGCTGACTGAGCTGGGCGTAACGGTCACGAACTCTTCGTCCGCTCAACAGCAACCACAGCACAGACCACCGGCGGACCAGGTTGACCAGGTGCCAAATCCGGTCATCACCACCGGTGGACTGCTGCAGAACTATCACCATCATAACGTTTTCTATGAGCTTGGAGCAGCAACACATTCGCCGTCCAA TGCCAGTGCGGTGCCGACCGAGCACATGACCGGTGGCCCGGATGCGTCCCTCCTGGTGGATCCGTCGCTGGCCGGCACAATGTCTGCGGTGAGCAACCTGAGCACGCTTTCGGCAGCTGGAAGCGGCAACCATCATCTGCATCTTTCCGACCACGGCCACTCGCACCATGATCACCAGCACGCTTCCGGTGGCGCACGGAAGCGAAAGTTTTCCTTCAA TGACACAAGCGATATTGAAGATGACACCTGTGATGACTCCAAATCCGTCAGGACGACCGATGAGAGCAAAAA GCAAAACCACAGCGAGATCGAGAAGCGGCGGCGGGACAAGATGAACACCTACATTACGGAGCTGTCCGCGATGATACCGATGTGCCATGCGATGTCCCGCAAGCTGGATAAGCTCACGGTCCTGCGGATGGCCGTGCAGCATCTGAAAACGATCCGGGGCGCCGTACATTCGTACACGGAGGGTCACTACAAGCCGGCCTTTCTGTCCGACCAGGAGCTGAAGATGTTGATACTGCAGGCGGCCGAAGGGTTTCTGTTTGTGGTCGGCTGTGACCGGGGCCGGATACTTTACGTGTCGGAGTCGGTTTCGCACATACTGAACTATTCCCAG gGTGATCTGTTAGGACAAAGCTGGTTCGACATACTGCATCCTAAAGATGTGGCCAAAGTGAAAGAGCAGCTATCATCATCCGATCTGAGTCCCCGGGAACGTTTAATCGATGCCAAAA CGATGCTTCCGGTCAAGACGGACGTGCCGCAAGGCGTAACACGGCTCTGTCCCGGCGCCCGCCGTTCGTTCTTTTGCCGCATGAAGTGTAAAGCGAACGTGCAGGTAAAGGAGGAAGCGGACCAACCGAACAGTGTGTCCAGCGTGAACAATGTGTGCCATCGGCGCAAAAAGCAAGTAAATTCCG ATAAGAAGTATTCCGTGATACAGTGCACCGGGTACCTGAAATCGTGGGCCCCGGCCAAGATTGGGCTGGAGGAGAACGAGACGGACGGCGAGGGCGATTCGTGCAATCTGTCCTGTCTGGTGGCGGTCGGCCGGGTACAACCGAACCTCAACCAAAGCTGCAGTCTGACCGCGAACGGTCTGCACACACCGAGCGGTGCCAACGGACGGTCACGCAACGGGCAGAATTCAAATGCTGGCACGGGAGCATGTACGACCGGTGGTAACACGGGATCATCCAGCAACGGAAATCCAGCAGCGACACCAAGCAACGGGAGCGGGAAGTCCCTGAACCGCAACAACATTCCAAACCTGCGCAATGTCCAGTTCATCTCACGACACGCAATGGACGGCAAGTTCCTGTTCGTTGATCAACGGGCAACGCTCGTGCTTGGCTTTTTGCCCCAGGAACTGCTCGGTACGAGTATGTACGAGTACTACCATCACGAGGACATTCCGGCGCTGGCAGAATCGCATAAGGCCGCTCTGCAAGCGACACAGTGCGTCACCACATCCGTGTATCGGTTGCGCACGAAGGAGACCGGGTTTGTGAGGCTTCAGAGTGAGTGGAAATCGTTCCGAAATCCGTGGACGAAGGAGATCGAGTATCTGATCGCGAAGAACAACGTGATCCTGTCGGAGTTGGGCGATGCTGGGGCGGCACGTGCCGGTGGGTATGGCATGGGAGAGCTCGGTGATGGGACGGGTGAGACGGGGTCGGGAGCTTCCGGACAACCCGGCGTAGGGTACGAGTTCTTCAATCACAGTAAGTTTG CGAATGGACGTGAGATACAGCGCATGATCAACTCGCACGTCGAGGCGGGCAAAATCGGGCGCCAGATAGCGGAACAGGTGTTGGACCATCAGCGCCGGGTGGGAGATTCTTCCTCGG AAAGCAGCCCCAATCCGAACGAACCGACGATGCAGCCCACCTTCAGCTCGGCCCTGTCCGAGACGAACCATTCGAACGATGCGCTCACGTCCGGCGAGCACAGCATGGTCACCTCCACCGGTGTATCGCCTTCCTCGATTGCCGTCGTACCACCTGCCGTAACGACACGCATCAATGGAACGCTGCCCGGCTACAGCCATGTGCAGACGAACGCCATCATCAGTCCGGAGCATG acGTCTCACAAACGCAAGCCAGCAGCACGGACGGCAACGATGAGGCAGCGATGGCGGTGATCATGAGTCTGCTGGAGGCGGATGCCGGGCTCGGTGGTCCGGTAGATTTTTCCGGCCTTCCCTGGCCACTGCCGTGA
- the LOC118516383 gene encoding probable cytochrome P450 305a1 — protein sequence MFAILLGLAVALLFAYLINEFRRPANYPPGPPWLPVVGNTPYIRKLARQYGGQHKVFELLGKIYRSNVIGLKLGREYVVVALNYPAVNEVHRNDVFAGRPNNFFIRLRTMGTRLGVTCTDGPFWVEHRSFVTRHLRQVGYGRQPMQLQIQNELNELVDVIREREAQPIWPGSILSTSVINVLWTFVTGTRIPRDDDRLQRLLRLLQDRSKAFDMSGGVLSQLPWLRFIAPEWSGYNLLRRFNLELNEFFAPTIAAHHRDFSEEKANDDLIYGYIKEMRDRREDPDTTFTDRQLTMIILDIFIAGGQTTSTTLDLAFMMMIVRPDIQARIRKEIDETLRPDELPNQQTDRTQLPYTDAFLLEVQRFFHIVPVSGPRRTLSDCTLGGYRLPKNTTVLIGLRTVHMDPDYWGDPEVFRPERFLESGKGDASSAGKVHLHTDRLMFFGIGKRRCLGEVLARACLFTFFVGVMQKFELLKPTEASDPEAEPSIVLRPGITLSPKPYKVVFRPRL from the exons GTCCACCATGGCTCCCGGTGGTAGGAAACACACCCTACATTCGAAAACTTGCCCGCCAATACGGTGGCCAGCATAAGGTGTTCGAGCTGTTGGGCAAAATCTACCGCTCCAATGTGATCGGACTAAAGCTGGGCCGCGAGTATGTGGTCGTCGCCCTCAACTATCCCGCCGTCAATGAGGTACACCGGAACGATGTGTTTGCCGGGCGACCGAACAACTTCTTCATTCGCTTGCGGACCATGGGAACAAG ACTCGGCGTTACCTGCACGGATGGACCGTTCTGGGTGGAGCATCGCAGCTTCGTTACACGCCACCTGCGCCAGGTCGGCTATGGCCGGCAGCCGATGCAGCTGCAGATACAGAACGAGCTGAACGAGCTGGTCGATGTGATCCGCGAGCGGGAAGCGCAACCGATCTGGCCCGGCAGTATCCTCTCGACCAGTGTCATCAACGTGCTGTGGACGTTTGTGACCGGAACGCGTATACCCCGCGACGATGATCGGCTGCAGCGATTGCTTCGTCTGCTGCAGGACCGTTCGAAAGCGTTCGACATGTCCGGTGGTGTGTTGAGTCAGTTGCCATGGCTACGCTTCATCGCGCCCGAGTGGAGCGGCTACAACCTGCTGCGACGGTTCAATCTGGAGCTGAACGAATTCTTTGCACCAACCATCGCGGCCCACCATCGGGACTTTAGCGAAGAGAAAGCGAACGACGATCTGATCTACGGCTACATCAAGGAGATGCGTGATCGCCGCGAAGACCCCGACACGACCTTCACCGACCGGCAGCTGACGATGATCATTCTGGACATATTTATCGCAGGTGGACAAACCACGAGCACTACGCTCGATCTAGCcttcatgatgatgatcgttcggCCCGATATTCAGGCCCGCATTCGCAAGGAAATCGACGAAACGCTTCGTCCCGACGAGCTACCGAACCAGCAAACCGATCGAACGCAGCTTCCGTACACCGATGCGTTCCTGCTGGAAGTGCAACGGTTCTTCCACATCGTCCCGGTTAGTGGGCCACGCCGCACACTGTCCGACTGTACGCTGGGCGGCTACCGGCTACCGAAGAACACTACCGTGCTAATAGGCCTTCGAACCGTCCACATGGATCCGGACTATTGGGGTGATCCGGAAGTGTTTCGCCCGGAACGATTCCTCGAGTCCGGGAAGGGCGATGCGTCGTCTGCGGGTAAGGTACATCTGCACACCGATCGGTTAATGTTTTTCGGAATCGGGAAGCGTCGATGTTTGGGTGAGGTGCTGGCCCGAGcctgtttgtttacgtttttcgTTGGCGTGATGCAAAAGTTTGAGCTACTTAAGCCGACGGAAGCGTCGGATCCGGAGGCGGAACCATCGATCGTGCTGCGGCCGGGTATTACGCTCTCGCCGAAACCGTACAAAGTGGTGTTTCGTCCACGGTTGTAG
- the LOC118516382 gene encoding protein cycle-like isoform X3, translated as MTGGPDASLLVDPSLAGTMSAVSNLSTLSAAGSGNHHLHLSDHGHSHHDHQHASGGARKRKFSFNDTSDIEDDTCDDSKSVRTTDESKKQNHSEIEKRRRDKMNTYITELSAMIPMCHAMSRKLDKLTVLRMAVQHLKTIRGAVHSYTEGHYKPAFLSDQELKMLILQAAEGFLFVVGCDRGRILYVSESVSHILNYSQGDLLGQSWFDILHPKDVAKVKEQLSSSDLSPRERLIDAKTMLPVKTDVPQGVTRLCPGARRSFFCRMKCKANVQVKEEADQPNSVSSVNNVCHRRKKQVNSDKKYSVIQCTGYLKSWAPAKIGLEENETDGEGDSCNLSCLVAVGRVQPNLNQSCSLTANGLHTPSGANGRSRNGQNSNAGTGACTTGGNTGSSSNGNPAATPSNGSGKSLNRNNIPNLRNVQFISRHAMDGKFLFVDQRATLVLGFLPQELLGTSMYEYYHHEDIPALAESHKAALQATQCVTTSVYRLRTKETGFVRLQSEWKSFRNPWTKEIEYLIAKNNVILSELGDAGAARAGGYGMGELGDGTGETGSGASGQPGVGYEFFNHSKFANGREIQRMINSHVEAGKIGRQIAEQVLDHQRRVGDSSSESSPNPNEPTMQPTFSSALSETNHSNDALTSGEHSMVTSTGVSPSSIAVVPPAVTTRINGTLPGYSHVQTNAIISPEHDVSQTQASSTDGNDEAAMAVIMSLLEADAGLGGPVDFSGLPWPLP; from the exons ATGACCGGTGGCCCGGATGCGTCCCTCCTGGTGGATCCGTCGCTGGCCGGCACAATGTCTGCGGTGAGCAACCTGAGCACGCTTTCGGCAGCTGGAAGCGGCAACCATCATCTGCATCTTTCCGACCACGGCCACTCGCACCATGATCACCAGCACGCTTCCGGTGGCGCACGGAAGCGAAAGTTTTCCTTCAA TGACACAAGCGATATTGAAGATGACACCTGTGATGACTCCAAATCCGTCAGGACGACCGATGAGAGCAAAAA GCAAAACCACAGCGAGATCGAGAAGCGGCGGCGGGACAAGATGAACACCTACATTACGGAGCTGTCCGCGATGATACCGATGTGCCATGCGATGTCCCGCAAGCTGGATAAGCTCACGGTCCTGCGGATGGCCGTGCAGCATCTGAAAACGATCCGGGGCGCCGTACATTCGTACACGGAGGGTCACTACAAGCCGGCCTTTCTGTCCGACCAGGAGCTGAAGATGTTGATACTGCAGGCGGCCGAAGGGTTTCTGTTTGTGGTCGGCTGTGACCGGGGCCGGATACTTTACGTGTCGGAGTCGGTTTCGCACATACTGAACTATTCCCAG gGTGATCTGTTAGGACAAAGCTGGTTCGACATACTGCATCCTAAAGATGTGGCCAAAGTGAAAGAGCAGCTATCATCATCCGATCTGAGTCCCCGGGAACGTTTAATCGATGCCAAAA CGATGCTTCCGGTCAAGACGGACGTGCCGCAAGGCGTAACACGGCTCTGTCCCGGCGCCCGCCGTTCGTTCTTTTGCCGCATGAAGTGTAAAGCGAACGTGCAGGTAAAGGAGGAAGCGGACCAACCGAACAGTGTGTCCAGCGTGAACAATGTGTGCCATCGGCGCAAAAAGCAAGTAAATTCCG ATAAGAAGTATTCCGTGATACAGTGCACCGGGTACCTGAAATCGTGGGCCCCGGCCAAGATTGGGCTGGAGGAGAACGAGACGGACGGCGAGGGCGATTCGTGCAATCTGTCCTGTCTGGTGGCGGTCGGCCGGGTACAACCGAACCTCAACCAAAGCTGCAGTCTGACCGCGAACGGTCTGCACACACCGAGCGGTGCCAACGGACGGTCACGCAACGGGCAGAATTCAAATGCTGGCACGGGAGCATGTACGACCGGTGGTAACACGGGATCATCCAGCAACGGAAATCCAGCAGCGACACCAAGCAACGGGAGCGGGAAGTCCCTGAACCGCAACAACATTCCAAACCTGCGCAATGTCCAGTTCATCTCACGACACGCAATGGACGGCAAGTTCCTGTTCGTTGATCAACGGGCAACGCTCGTGCTTGGCTTTTTGCCCCAGGAACTGCTCGGTACGAGTATGTACGAGTACTACCATCACGAGGACATTCCGGCGCTGGCAGAATCGCATAAGGCCGCTCTGCAAGCGACACAGTGCGTCACCACATCCGTGTATCGGTTGCGCACGAAGGAGACCGGGTTTGTGAGGCTTCAGAGTGAGTGGAAATCGTTCCGAAATCCGTGGACGAAGGAGATCGAGTATCTGATCGCGAAGAACAACGTGATCCTGTCGGAGTTGGGCGATGCTGGGGCGGCACGTGCCGGTGGGTATGGCATGGGAGAGCTCGGTGATGGGACGGGTGAGACGGGGTCGGGAGCTTCCGGACAACCCGGCGTAGGGTACGAGTTCTTCAATCACAGTAAGTTTG CGAATGGACGTGAGATACAGCGCATGATCAACTCGCACGTCGAGGCGGGCAAAATCGGGCGCCAGATAGCGGAACAGGTGTTGGACCATCAGCGCCGGGTGGGAGATTCTTCCTCGG AAAGCAGCCCCAATCCGAACGAACCGACGATGCAGCCCACCTTCAGCTCGGCCCTGTCCGAGACGAACCATTCGAACGATGCGCTCACGTCCGGCGAGCACAGCATGGTCACCTCCACCGGTGTATCGCCTTCCTCGATTGCCGTCGTACCACCTGCCGTAACGACACGCATCAATGGAACGCTGCCCGGCTACAGCCATGTGCAGACGAACGCCATCATCAGTCCGGAGCATG acGTCTCACAAACGCAAGCCAGCAGCACGGACGGCAACGATGAGGCAGCGATGGCGGTGATCATGAGTCTGCTGGAGGCGGATGCCGGGCTCGGTGGTCCGGTAGATTTTTCCGGCCTTCCCTGGCCACTGCCGTGA